From the Scatophagus argus isolate fScaArg1 chromosome 21, fScaArg1.pri, whole genome shotgun sequence genome, one window contains:
- the LOC124053089 gene encoding trichohyalin-like: MERRDSQPSWADIMEMEDISFDEENKKLKAELQEAKDEIRRKENKISCLQRNLSALEENYYTAIKKEREKAEHELKKKEEEIFYVRKRLHAQSKETERVRASLDEWKKSTKLNSVEEKWQRKVSQLEELLLQKDKLVRQADNKRRARAKAHIDTLAQLGVTESALKQSRQTCEALEQKIQSQLAERNVSHQKKLLEQEKGFKKELEEKVRSFQRQLEEKEKTFQKEMEEKERSFQRELEEKEKTFQKEMEEKERSFQKELSQANQSFKKELSDSQLQSSKELFLLSETWERRAQQWKQEKRDLEKTLLVKENILKHKEAEGVKASHDEWKKSTERKSLEEKWQRKVSQLEELLLQKDKLVRQADNKRRAHAQAHTDTLAQLVVTQSALKQSRQTCEALEQKIQSQMAKNNVSHQKKLLGQEKGFKKKLEAKERHFQRELEEKEKTFQKEMEEKEKTFQKELSQANQSFKKELSDSQLQSSKELFLLSETWEIRAQQWKREKRDLEETLLVKENILKHKEAEGVKASLDEWKKSTELNSVEEKWQRKVSQLEEVLQEKDKLVSRADDKRALAKAHTDTLAQLDATQSALKQSRQTCEALEQKIQSQLAESNVSHQKKLLEQEKGFKKVLEEKERSFQKQFSQAKQSFEKELSDSQLQSTKELFLLSETWERRAQQWKQEKRDLEETLLVKEKIWNNEEAERKKELQHLTKIPFQLQQLTKAKAEPKQKKNLWSCRLQKWNSSKGSFSATCPFQDDSPPSTHPTLYPNP; the protein is encoded by the exons atggagagaagagacagcCAACCCAGCTGG GCGGACATCATGGAAATGGAGGACATTTCCTttgatgaggaaaataaaaaattaaaggcTGAGCTCCAAGAGGCCAAAGACGAGATCAGacgcaaagaaaacaaaatcagctgtCTTCAGCGCAACCTCTCTGCTCTAGAGGAAAATTACTACACAGCTATCAAGAAAGAGCGTGAGAAGGCAGAgcatgaactgaaaaagaaagaagaggagatcTTCTATGTAAGAAAGAGGCTCCACGCTCagagcaaagaaacagagagggtgagagcATCTCTTGATGAATGGAAAAAGTCCACCAAACTGAACAGTGTGGAAGAAAAGTGGCAGAGGAAAGTCAGCCAGCTTGAGGAACTCCTCCTACAGAAAGATAAGCTGGTCAGGCAGGCTGATAACAAAAGAAGAGCCCGTGCTAAGGCTCACATTGATACCTTGGCCCAGCTGGGTGTCACAGAGTCAGCTttgaaacagagcagacagacctGTGAGGCTTTGGAGCAGAAGATCCAAAGTCAGTTGGCTGAAAGGAACGTGAGCCACCAGAAGAAGCTCTTAGAGCAAGAGAAGGGCTTCAAGAAAGAGCTTGAAGAAAAAGTGAGGAGTTTCCAGAGAcaactggaagaaaaagaaaagaccttccagaaagagatggaagaaaaagaaaggagcttccagagagagctggaagaaaaagaaaagaccttccagaaagagatggaagaaaaagaaaggagctTCCAGAAAGAGCTTTCCCAGGCAAACCAGAGCTTTAAGAAGGAGCTCTCAGACAGTCAGCTTCAGTCCTCAAAGGAGCTCTTCCTATTGTCTGAGACTTGGGAGAGAAGAGCCCAGCAgtggaaacaagaaaagagagatctGGAGAAGACGCTGCTGGTGAAAGAGAACATACTGAAGCACAAAGAAGCAGAGGGGGTGAAAGCATCTCATGATGAGTGGAAAAAGTCCACTGAACGGAAAAGCCTGGAAGAAAAGTGGCAGAGGAAAGTCAGCCAGCTTGAGGAACTCCTCCTACAGAAAGATAAGCTGGTCAGGCAGGCTGATAACAAAAGAAGAGCTCATGCTCAGGCTCACACTGACACTTTGGCCCAGCTGGTCGTCACACAGTCAGCtctgaaacagagcagacagacatgtgAGGCTTTGGAGCAGAAGATCCAAAGTCAGATGGCTAAAAATAATGTGAGCCACCAGAAGAAGCTCTTAGGGCAAGAGAAGGGCTTCAAGAAAAAACTGGAAGCAAAAGAGCGACATTTCCAGAGAGagctggaagaaaaagaaaagaccttccagaaagagatggaagaaaaagaaaagaccttCCAGAAAGAGCTTTCCCAGGCAAACCAGAGCTTTAAGAAGGAGCTCTCAGACAGTCAGCTTCAGTCCTCAAAAGAGCTCTTCCTATTGTCTGAGACTTGGGAGATAAGAGCCCAGCAGTGGAAACGAGAAAAGAGAGATCTGGAGGAGACGCTGCTGGTGAAAGAGAACATACTGAAGCACAAAGAAGCAGAGGGGGTGAAAGCATCTCTTGATGAATGGAAAAAGTCCACCGAACTGAACAGTGTGGAAGAAAAGTGGCAGAGGAAAGTCAGCCAGCTTGAGGAAGTCCTCCAAGAGAAAGATAAGCTGGTCAGCAGAGCTGATGACAAAAGAGCCCTTGCTAAGGCTCACACTGACACTTTGGCCCAGCTGGACGCCACACAGTCAGCtctgaaacagagcagacagacatgtgAGGCTTTGGAGCAGAAGATCCAAAGTCAGTTGGCTGAAAGTAATGTGAGCCACCAGAAGAAGCTCTTAGAGCAAGAGAAGGGCTTCAAGAAAGtgctggaagaaaaagaaaggagctTCCAGAAACAGTTTTCCCAGGCAAAACAGAGCTTTGAGAAGGAGCTCTCAGACAGTCAGCTTCAGTCCACAAAGGAGCTCTTCCTATTGTCTGAGACTTGGGAGAGAAGAGCCCAGCAgtggaaacaagaaaagagagatctGGAGGAGACGCTGCtggtgaaagagaaaatatggaacaatgaagaagcagagaggaaaaaggagctCCAGCACCTCACAAAGATTCCCTTCCAGCTTCAG caactgacaaaagcaaaggcagaacccaagcagaagaagaacttgtggagctgcaggctgcagaaaTGGAACAGCAGCAAAGGCAGTTTTTCTGCTACTTGTCCTTTTCAGGACGACTCGCCTCCCTCAACTCACCCCACCCTTTACCCTAACCCCTAA